From Parasphaerochaeta coccoides DSM 17374, a single genomic window includes:
- a CDS encoding Gx transporter family protein: MTSLPSTPMNHDDSSGQDTAKNRLELTAFLAAISLFCSSLELLIPKPLPFFRLGLANLPLLIGLPLLGWKDYLWLMLLKTLGQGLVNGTLFSFQIALSAASTLASGPLMRLLWMIRGQKKPWISPIGISICGAISSNIAQLAVAQMLFFGPSIWLVAPPLFALGLATSLLVGLAASAFMRSSIWYARVHSEGLLPSRYSRELSTDRKWKPNRSIIPVIMGLAMLPPLFLQQNAGVQTLSMAACLLLALSSGRKFRPMPPLLLVFSMLFLSLLQPSGEILFHWGIIQITRDALIQGWSKAMLLVSLIYVSLYMTSGRPSLPGTAGKLISTQLSYFGQLSGGWTSRGKDSSKTNSSHRKKTYMSLLKTIDTILCEASWESEESPAAASGITAHAGKTSGFPIAAVLTILVLYTLPVIFRGI; encoded by the coding sequence ATGACTTCCCTACCGTCCACGCCGATGAATCATGATGATTCTTCTGGCCAAGATACAGCAAAAAATCGTCTTGAACTGACCGCTTTCCTTGCGGCCATCTCTTTGTTCTGCTCCTCTTTGGAACTGCTCATTCCCAAACCTCTCCCCTTTTTCCGTCTGGGGTTGGCGAATCTCCCCCTGCTCATTGGCTTGCCTTTGCTGGGATGGAAGGATTACCTCTGGCTCATGCTTTTGAAAACACTGGGGCAAGGACTGGTTAATGGCACATTGTTCTCCTTCCAGATTGCACTATCTGCTGCCAGCACTCTTGCTTCGGGACCTTTGATGAGACTTCTTTGGATGATACGCGGGCAGAAAAAGCCATGGATCAGTCCCATAGGAATCAGCATATGCGGTGCTATTTCCAGCAACATCGCCCAGCTTGCCGTGGCTCAGATGTTATTTTTCGGTCCTTCAATCTGGCTGGTCGCCCCGCCGCTTTTCGCACTGGGACTGGCCACTTCCCTTCTGGTCGGACTGGCCGCGTCCGCTTTCATGCGCTCCAGCATCTGGTATGCACGCGTCCACAGTGAGGGATTGCTGCCATCACGCTACTCCCGTGAGCTTTCCACCGACCGGAAATGGAAACCGAATCGCTCAATCATACCTGTCATCATGGGGCTGGCAATGCTTCCTCCCCTGTTTCTCCAGCAAAACGCGGGAGTCCAGACACTCTCCATGGCCGCATGCCTTCTGCTTGCCCTGTCATCCGGTCGCAAGTTCCGTCCCATGCCACCTCTTTTGCTGGTTTTCTCCATGCTTTTCCTGAGCCTCCTCCAGCCATCAGGGGAGATACTTTTCCACTGGGGAATCATCCAGATTACCCGTGATGCCCTTATCCAGGGATGGAGCAAGGCGATGCTCCTTGTCTCTTTAATTTATGTCAGCCTGTACATGACCAGTGGGCGTCCTTCCCTGCCCGGTACGGCAGGAAAGTTGATTAGCACCCAGCTTTCCTATTTTGGACAGCTTTCGGGAGGATGGACTTCCCGCGGCAAAGATTCTTCCAAAACCAATTCTTCCCATAGGAAGAAAACATACATGTCGCTTCTCAAGACAATAGACACCATCCTTTGCGAAGCATCCTGGGAGTCGGAAGAAAGCCCGGCGGCAGCTTCCGGAATCACCGCCCATGCAGGGAAAACCAGTGGTTTCCCGATTGCGGCTGTTCTGACAATCCTTGTCCTTTATACCCTTCCCGTAATTTTCAGGGGCATCTGA
- a CDS encoding flavocytochrome c, with amino-acid sequence MKKNRIIPMMIIAVATLMAVALIAGCSGKTSGTAGSTTSPSAASSIPDGTFTGEANGFAGPLKVQVSISGGKIADVKLLELSDSDFSRPAVDTIINQAKSKGTADALDVVAGASFTSKGVIAAIQNAIAIAKGEAAPVSSLPAAVTTNADVVVIGAGGAGLSAATQAALLGAKVIVLEKMPIAGGNTNYATGGLNASETSVQAKLGIQDSNQSFYDDTMKGGQNINDPALVDAMVINSAETVDWLLGLGADLTDVGKMAGSSNSRTHRPAGGAAVGGHLVEVLVQSALDSGAEIRYNSKVITILKAQDGTNTVAGVRVQAPNGTYLILAPTVVLATGGFGANPDLLVSLKPGLEGFGTTNHSGATGDAFDLVKPFSVALVDMEQIQTHPTVVPVQNLMITEAVRGNGAIMVNREGKRFNSEMATRDVMSSAILEQTGKTAYLLFDHGVRESLKAIETYYSQGLLTEGATVSELAGKLGMPAAALEETITTYNGYVANGADPDFGRKADEMPRSLATGPYYAVEVGPAVHHTMGGVKITPTTHVLDTSGVPVAGLFAAGEVVGGVHGANRLGGNAVADITVFGKIAGEQAATLALSQK; translated from the coding sequence ATGAAAAAAAATCGCATCATTCCCATGATGATCATAGCTGTCGCAACCCTCATGGCCGTGGCTCTGATAGCAGGTTGCTCCGGAAAAACATCCGGAACGGCAGGAAGTACGACGAGCCCGTCAGCGGCCTCATCTATCCCCGACGGTACGTTCACCGGGGAAGCCAATGGATTTGCCGGTCCTCTCAAGGTTCAAGTATCCATCTCTGGTGGAAAAATAGCTGATGTAAAACTCTTGGAACTCTCCGATTCTGATTTCTCCCGTCCCGCGGTAGATACAATCATAAATCAGGCTAAGTCAAAGGGAACAGCAGATGCCCTTGATGTCGTCGCCGGAGCTTCATTTACTTCCAAGGGTGTCATAGCGGCCATTCAGAACGCCATAGCCATAGCAAAAGGTGAAGCGGCTCCTGTCTCATCTCTCCCTGCGGCAGTAACCACGAATGCCGATGTAGTAGTCATTGGAGCCGGAGGCGCGGGTCTTTCCGCGGCTACCCAGGCCGCCCTTCTGGGAGCCAAGGTCATTGTCCTTGAGAAGATGCCGATAGCAGGAGGAAATACGAACTACGCGACAGGCGGACTGAATGCTTCGGAAACCTCCGTACAGGCCAAGCTGGGCATACAGGATTCCAACCAGTCTTTCTATGACGACACCATGAAGGGAGGCCAGAATATCAACGACCCCGCCTTGGTTGACGCCATGGTCATCAATTCCGCTGAAACTGTCGATTGGCTCCTTGGCTTGGGTGCTGACCTGACCGATGTCGGCAAGATGGCCGGTTCATCAAATTCCCGCACCCATCGTCCTGCCGGCGGCGCAGCTGTAGGCGGACATCTCGTCGAAGTCCTGGTACAATCCGCCTTGGATTCTGGCGCGGAAATCCGGTACAACAGCAAAGTTATCACCATCCTCAAGGCACAGGATGGGACTAATACGGTAGCCGGAGTCAGAGTCCAGGCTCCCAACGGAACATATCTCATCCTTGCGCCGACTGTCGTTCTTGCTACGGGCGGCTTTGGAGCCAATCCTGATCTTCTCGTCTCTCTCAAACCGGGACTGGAAGGCTTTGGCACTACCAATCACTCCGGCGCTACGGGTGATGCTTTTGATTTGGTGAAACCTTTCTCGGTAGCTTTGGTAGACATGGAGCAGATTCAGACCCATCCTACGGTCGTGCCTGTACAGAACCTGATGATTACCGAAGCGGTTCGTGGAAATGGAGCTATCATGGTCAATCGTGAAGGCAAGCGTTTCAACTCCGAGATGGCCACGCGTGATGTCATGTCCTCCGCCATATTGGAACAGACGGGAAAGACAGCATATCTTCTCTTTGACCACGGAGTGAGAGAATCCCTGAAAGCCATAGAAACATACTATAGCCAGGGACTTCTTACGGAAGGGGCGACAGTTTCTGAACTTGCCGGGAAACTTGGTATGCCTGCCGCTGCCCTTGAGGAAACGATAACCACCTATAACGGCTATGTCGCCAATGGAGCTGACCCTGACTTTGGTCGTAAAGCCGACGAAATGCCGCGTTCCCTGGCAACCGGTCCCTATTACGCTGTTGAGGTAGGACCTGCCGTGCATCATACCATGGGCGGTGTGAAGATTACCCCCACGACGCATGTTCTTGATACTTCAGGAGTTCCTGTAGCAGGTCTTTTTGCCGCAGGTGAAGTTGTGGGTGGTGTCCATGGCGCCAATCGTCTGGGCGGAAACGCAGTGGCTGACATCACGGTGTTCGGTAAGATTGCCGGTGAGCAGGCTGCCACGTTAGCACTGAGCCAGAAATAA
- a CDS encoding response regulator transcription factor, protein MKQIYLADEQEMDRLGIRQFLELSEYSVHEFNDLHSLQLSISRQLPDLLILAITFSDGDGFSFLKKLRATYSFPVIFVTSRGAESDRILGFELGADDYVVKPFSAKELVLRVRAIFRRLEGTTQLNRGGSSWVLDGSVLLLDEVSHLFTIDGDLIPLTAAEWRIMSYLVSNAGILITRAQVLENCFDYSFEFYDRIVDTHIKNIRSKLGALGSQWIETVRGYGYRFAGRPTDGRPTHGNVEGKSSEAAFASHEVIAARS, encoded by the coding sequence ATGAAACAGATATATCTTGCGGATGAACAAGAGATGGATCGCCTTGGAATCCGTCAGTTCCTTGAACTTTCGGAATATAGCGTGCATGAGTTCAATGACCTGCATTCCTTGCAGTTGTCTATTTCCCGTCAGCTTCCTGACCTTTTGATCTTGGCGATTACATTCTCTGATGGTGACGGTTTTTCCTTTTTGAAGAAACTACGGGCGACATATAGTTTCCCCGTCATCTTCGTGACTTCACGCGGAGCCGAGAGCGACCGCATCCTGGGCTTTGAGCTGGGAGCCGATGACTATGTGGTCAAGCCTTTCTCCGCAAAAGAGCTGGTGCTCAGGGTGAGAGCCATATTCAGGAGGCTGGAGGGAACGACCCAACTGAACAGGGGAGGTTCCAGCTGGGTTCTCGACGGTTCTGTCTTGTTGCTCGATGAAGTGTCCCATCTGTTTACCATTGATGGAGACCTGATTCCCCTTACAGCCGCTGAATGGCGCATCATGAGTTATCTTGTCAGCAATGCCGGAATCCTGATAACCCGTGCGCAGGTTCTTGAAAACTGTTTTGATTATTCATTTGAATTTTACGATAGGATAGTTGACACACATATCAAGAACATTCGTTCCAAGCTAGGAGCGTTAGGAAGCCAATGGATTGAGACCGTGCGCGGTTACGGTTACCGTTTTGCCGGACGCCCCACGGACGGACGTCCGACTCATGGGAATGTGGAGGGCAAATCCAGTGAGGCGGCTTTCGCGAGCCACGAAGTCATTGCCGCGCGTTCCTGA
- a CDS encoding ABC transporter permease produces MKGEKNAEDKGNKAGNLPAAILRGAISAIFWILVWYAAYRLTGQDILVASPSRVAGRLWFLAGTSSFWLTVLVSFLHVAEGLVTGCVAGIVLAVLTWRCRLCDIVVRPAIGIIKAAPVTSFIILALFWLGRESVAPLITMLMVLPIVWGNVTEGLGTLDRNLMVMARTYRFGRGKTLRFVIVPSLMPYFIAALSSAIGFAWKAGIAAELLANDGRAVGGRINQAKIYLETEDLFAWTIVVIVLSIILEKSTVHFLGRVRMTEAEKR; encoded by the coding sequence ATGAAAGGCGAGAAGAATGCTGAAGACAAGGGGAATAAGGCCGGAAATCTTCCGGCTGCCATTCTTCGCGGTGCAATTTCCGCTATCTTCTGGATTCTGGTCTGGTATGCGGCATATCGGCTTACCGGACAGGATATCCTGGTAGCTTCTCCCTCACGGGTTGCCGGGCGTCTTTGGTTTCTTGCCGGAACTTCTTCGTTTTGGCTGACCGTGTTGGTTTCATTCCTCCATGTCGCTGAAGGATTAGTCACCGGTTGTGTCGCTGGCATCGTGCTGGCTGTCCTGACGTGGCGGTGCAGGCTCTGCGATATTGTCGTAAGACCGGCGATAGGAATAATCAAGGCGGCTCCCGTGACATCCTTCATCATTCTGGCGTTGTTCTGGCTGGGGAGGGAAAGCGTCGCGCCCCTGATTACCATGCTCATGGTTCTTCCCATTGTCTGGGGTAATGTCACCGAAGGGCTGGGAACCTTGGATCGGAACCTGATGGTCATGGCACGGACATATCGTTTTGGGCGTGGGAAAACACTGAGGTTTGTTATTGTTCCATCCCTCATGCCATATTTTATAGCTGCACTGAGTTCCGCCATAGGCTTTGCCTGGAAAGCCGGCATAGCCGCCGAACTCCTTGCCAATGATGGCAGGGCGGTTGGCGGCAGGATTAACCAGGCCAAGATATATCTTGAGACGGAAGATTTGTTTGCATGGACCATCGTAGTCATAGTGCTGAGCATCATCCTGGAAAAAAGCACAGTGCATTTCCTTGGACGGGTACGCATGACGGAGGCAGAGAAAAGATGA
- the pyk gene encoding pyruvate kinase, which produces MRKTKIICTMGPALDDETKLRKVMQQDMDCARFNFSHGNHAEQKTRMDRVRRIREELDLPIALLLDTKGPEMRVRKFAESQITLEAGMTFTLYADDSIMGDTSGVSITYPYLAEEVSIGTRILLDDGLIELGVSKIEGKDVICTVISGGPLSNNKGINIPGINLDVPYINETDRADILFGIEQDIDFIAASFVRTADDVRKLRRLLDANGGKRIKIISKIENRSGLDNLDEILAISDGIMIARGDMGVEIPFPELPPVQKDIIKKCYRAGKFSVTATQMLESMTHNPRPTRAEVSDVANAIYDGTTAIMLSGETAAGKYPVEAARTMATIAEYTEQQIDYKKRFATNHLTLSQDIPNAIGSAACESAYFLDAKAIVSMTMTGRSAHMISRYRPACPIIAAVSDPVAARTLNLAFGVRPVLAEVQPTVSATLEHGVELAFKTGLVKKGDLIILTSGNVIDTQTAADTMHIREA; this is translated from the coding sequence ATGAGAAAGACCAAGATCATTTGCACCATGGGACCTGCCTTGGATGATGAAACCAAGCTGCGCAAGGTCATGCAACAAGACATGGATTGCGCCAGGTTCAACTTTTCACATGGGAACCATGCGGAGCAGAAAACACGCATGGATCGGGTGCGCAGGATACGGGAAGAACTTGACCTGCCCATAGCGCTTCTCCTGGATACAAAAGGACCGGAGATGCGGGTTCGCAAGTTCGCTGAATCACAGATTACCCTTGAGGCCGGGATGACCTTCACCCTGTATGCCGATGATTCCATCATGGGCGATACCTCCGGCGTTTCCATTACATACCCGTATCTCGCTGAAGAAGTCAGCATTGGAACGCGGATTCTGCTTGATGATGGCTTGATTGAATTGGGCGTGAGCAAGATAGAGGGCAAGGATGTGATTTGTACAGTCATCTCCGGTGGGCCTCTGTCCAATAATAAGGGGATTAACATTCCCGGTATTAACCTTGACGTTCCTTATATCAATGAGACCGACAGGGCGGACATTCTTTTTGGCATAGAGCAGGATATAGATTTCATAGCTGCTTCTTTTGTCCGTACTGCGGACGATGTACGCAAGTTGCGCCGGTTGCTTGATGCCAACGGAGGCAAAAGGATAAAGATTATCAGCAAGATTGAGAACCGTTCCGGCTTGGACAATCTTGACGAGATACTTGCCATCAGCGATGGCATCATGATTGCCCGTGGCGACATGGGTGTCGAGATTCCCTTCCCAGAGCTGCCCCCTGTCCAGAAGGACATAATCAAGAAATGCTACAGGGCGGGAAAATTCAGTGTCACGGCTACGCAGATGCTTGAATCAATGACGCACAATCCCCGTCCGACACGAGCCGAAGTCTCTGATGTGGCCAATGCTATCTACGATGGAACTACCGCCATCATGCTGAGTGGTGAAACTGCCGCCGGAAAGTATCCTGTGGAGGCTGCCCGTACCATGGCGACCATTGCCGAATATACCGAACAACAGATTGACTACAAGAAAAGATTTGCGACCAATCATCTGACTTTATCCCAGGATATTCCCAATGCCATCGGGAGCGCGGCGTGTGAATCCGCGTATTTCCTGGATGCCAAGGCAATCGTCAGCATGACGATGACCGGACGTTCCGCTCATATGATTTCGCGCTACCGTCCCGCTTGTCCCATAATCGCGGCGGTTTCCGATCCCGTTGCCGCCCGGACCCTGAACTTGGCTTTCGGCGTCAGGCCAGTCTTGGCGGAAGTTCAGCCGACGGTATCCGCCACGCTTGAGCATGGCGTCGAGCTGGCATTCAAGACTGGACTGGTGAAAAAAGGTGATCTCATTATCCTGACAAGCGGGAACGTCATAGACACTCAGACAGCCGCCGATACCATGCATATCCGCGAGGCATAA
- a CDS encoding response regulator transcription factor has product MKIIYIVEDHEAIREGVAKYLRMSGYETKTFGTLAEAKNAFEKMEPDLLIQDVMLPDGDGFTFVRDIRMSSDCPVIFMTARITESDRIFGFELGADDYITKPFSPKEMVLRIEAVFRRVDAASSPVVSSVDVSVWMLDGSVMKMNDTAHQLLIDGSIISLTVAEWKVLGYLARNAGSVVSRDMIIQKCFGYSTDSYRRVVDTHVKNLRTKLGDAREWIETVRRYGYKFIGVPAGCKDGTVEA; this is encoded by the coding sequence GTGAAGATAATTTACATCGTAGAAGACCATGAGGCTATCAGGGAAGGAGTTGCAAAGTATCTCCGGATGAGTGGATATGAAACGAAGACTTTCGGGACTCTTGCCGAAGCAAAGAATGCTTTTGAAAAGATGGAACCGGATTTGCTTATCCAGGATGTCATGCTTCCGGACGGGGATGGCTTCACTTTTGTCCGCGACATACGTATGAGCAGCGACTGCCCAGTAATTTTCATGACAGCCCGCATCACTGAAAGCGACCGTATTTTCGGCTTTGAGCTGGGAGCTGATGACTATATCACCAAGCCCTTCAGTCCCAAGGAAATGGTGCTTCGCATAGAAGCAGTCTTCAGGAGGGTGGATGCCGCATCTTCTCCTGTCGTATCATCCGTGGATGTCTCTGTCTGGATGTTGGACGGTTCAGTGATGAAAATGAATGATACCGCCCATCAACTGTTGATTGACGGGTCAATCATCTCCTTGACGGTCGCTGAATGGAAAGTATTGGGCTATCTGGCAAGGAACGCGGGCTCGGTAGTCAGCCGGGACATGATTATCCAGAAATGCTTCGGATACTCCACGGATTCTTACCGCAGGGTGGTGGACACCCATGTAAAGAACCTCAGAACCAAGCTGGGTGACGCCCGTGAATGGATTGAAACAGTACGCCGTTACGGATATAAGTTCATTGGTGTTCCCGCAGGTTGCAAGGACGGAACGGTGGAAGCATGA
- a CDS encoding ABC transporter substrate-binding protein, with protein sequence MVRFSSSRILFVAGIILLFMLMIVPGCSRDSGSAVAVTSKDDSHGTTDAPSMPVEVEKTPAIAQSEPELFAAAVYSPSVSKPHLRVAVLNGPTGLGMVKLMQEAKDGVSKNDYDFTLLSSPDEMVAQITSGAADIAALPSNLAAVLVQRTSGAIQLAAVNTLGVLSIVSTDSRITSLEDLRGGSISATGQGAVPEYALDFILASQDWQGADALSVEYKAQHAELATALIAGTVATGMLPEPFVTQVMLKRPDAHVVANLTEEWDKAVQGEGALVMGTIVVTRKAVQDDKQAVDTFLDEYKASTLFAATHVDETARLANGFMGMPVETARVAIPRCNITFAEGGKMKALVAPFYEVLFAANPKSIGGRLPDDSFYYER encoded by the coding sequence ATGGTACGTTTTTCATCATCCCGTATTCTTTTTGTGGCAGGCATCATCCTGCTTTTCATGCTCATGATTGTTCCCGGCTGTTCCCGTGATTCTGGCTCCGCAGTCGCCGTCACATCCAAAGACGATAGCCACGGCACTACTGATGCTCCTTCCATGCCTGTGGAAGTGGAGAAAACTCCGGCGATTGCGCAGAGCGAACCTGAACTTTTTGCTGCCGCCGTGTATTCTCCGTCCGTTTCCAAGCCACATCTCCGTGTCGCTGTCCTTAATGGGCCAACTGGTCTGGGCATGGTCAAGTTGATGCAGGAAGCCAAGGATGGCGTTTCAAAGAACGACTACGATTTCACCCTTTTGAGCTCACCGGATGAGATGGTTGCGCAGATTACCAGCGGAGCTGCTGATATTGCCGCCCTGCCGTCAAATCTTGCAGCGGTTCTTGTCCAAAGGACATCAGGAGCCATCCAGCTTGCGGCGGTCAACACCTTGGGAGTTCTTTCCATTGTAAGTACTGATTCCAGGATTACGTCCTTGGAGGACTTGAGGGGAGGGAGCATATCGGCAACTGGTCAAGGGGCAGTTCCTGAATATGCCCTGGACTTCATCCTGGCTTCCCAGGATTGGCAAGGAGCGGACGCTCTCAGCGTAGAATACAAAGCCCAGCATGCCGAGCTTGCCACTGCCCTGATTGCAGGAACTGTGGCTACAGGAATGTTGCCAGAACCCTTTGTCACCCAAGTCATGCTAAAGAGACCTGATGCCCATGTTGTGGCGAATCTGACCGAGGAATGGGACAAGGCCGTCCAAGGAGAGGGCGCGTTGGTGATGGGTACTATCGTGGTGACACGTAAAGCTGTCCAGGATGATAAACAGGCGGTGGATACGTTCCTTGATGAATATAAGGCGTCCACGTTGTTCGCTGCCACCCACGTCGATGAAACCGCGCGTCTTGCCAACGGATTCATGGGTATGCCCGTAGAGACTGCCCGCGTCGCAATCCCCCGGTGCAACATCACCTTTGCTGAAGGGGGAAAGATGAAAGCCTTGGTCGCGCCGTTCTATGAAGTGCTGTTCGCCGCCAATCCCAAATCAATCGGTGGGCGTCTGCCTGATGATTCTTTTTACTATGAGAGATGA
- a CDS encoding sensor histidine kinase translates to MKKLFLKMFLNIIGIMLIVLIFQCIILFVANISAKEQWKKSVVEAYVGRLQETLLQNMPDEGWSSSTITSAFMTANDDRVSGILVSDAQGTPLMTLGKDPRGVLLSHPDGQTLETVSVKSHVPVYDVYLTQRQSGWAVQIDVESVPGRAHSGRRVPVMVRSADVAGSVMLHVNGTPFVAVDVLTFDPFTYAQTAKLFTSLLGVFFWTLPLSLLIALVLGSMVSRRNTRYATEISSALGELASGKHPIKLPALKGSEFMYIRKALAELDRELLQNERTRNAWIQSISHDLNTPVSAMKLLLEGISDGVFAPDASTISAISNENATLEKRIKSVITYASLQSPDTALNMQWIDVDSFVRDVLSVFEERQAARITVESYVTRFTGDASLVRMACHEVLDNALKASAAPVLWRFEIVPGKKVEEKSRRKKIIRDDSPDHVVLTVINEGELPAQEEDFFEPWSTGRKGRSGHGGSGLGLAITGSIVRLHKGTMVLKQMNSRGERPYVVLTLRLPLTPPETMGIHNLPAVLSAVSFPVWE, encoded by the coding sequence ATGAAGAAGCTGTTTCTCAAGATGTTCCTGAATATCATTGGCATCATGCTTATCGTCTTGATATTCCAGTGCATCATTCTGTTTGTCGCCAATATCAGCGCGAAGGAACAATGGAAGAAGTCCGTGGTTGAGGCATATGTGGGACGTCTTCAGGAGACTTTGCTCCAGAACATGCCAGATGAAGGATGGTCTTCATCTACGATTACTTCGGCATTCATGACTGCCAATGACGACCGGGTCAGCGGGATTCTGGTCAGTGATGCACAGGGTACTCCCCTCATGACTTTGGGCAAGGATCCACGGGGAGTCCTTCTATCTCATCCGGACGGGCAGACGCTTGAGACAGTCAGCGTGAAATCACATGTACCTGTGTACGATGTGTACCTCACGCAACGCCAAAGCGGGTGGGCTGTGCAGATTGACGTAGAATCTGTACCGGGAAGGGCGCATTCTGGTCGGCGTGTGCCTGTGATGGTCAGGAGTGCGGATGTAGCAGGGTCGGTCATGCTTCATGTGAACGGGACGCCTTTTGTCGCGGTGGATGTCCTTACCTTCGATCCCTTTACCTATGCCCAGACTGCCAAGCTCTTTACGTCCCTGCTGGGTGTGTTTTTCTGGACCTTGCCCTTGTCCTTGCTGATTGCCTTGGTGCTTGGCAGCATGGTCTCCCGACGCAATACCCGTTATGCTACGGAAATATCCAGTGCCTTGGGGGAGCTTGCATCAGGAAAGCATCCCATCAAGCTTCCAGCTCTCAAAGGGTCGGAGTTCATGTACATTCGAAAGGCTCTTGCTGAACTCGACAGGGAGCTGCTCCAGAATGAAAGGACGCGCAATGCTTGGATACAGAGCATCAGCCACGACCTGAACACTCCCGTATCCGCCATGAAGTTGTTGTTGGAGGGCATCTCAGACGGAGTCTTTGCTCCGGATGCATCGACAATCTCAGCGATTTCCAATGAAAATGCTACTTTGGAGAAACGCATCAAGTCCGTCATAACGTATGCCTCGCTCCAGTCTCCTGATACCGCCCTGAACATGCAATGGATTGATGTGGATTCCTTTGTCAGGGATGTCCTGTCCGTCTTTGAAGAAAGGCAGGCGGCACGCATCACGGTCGAGTCCTATGTGACCCGTTTCACAGGTGACGCGTCTTTGGTGCGCATGGCCTGCCATGAAGTGCTGGACAATGCGTTGAAGGCTTCAGCCGCTCCCGTACTCTGGCGTTTTGAGATAGTTCCGGGAAAGAAGGTTGAAGAAAAATCCCGCAGGAAGAAAATAATCCGTGATGATTCTCCTGACCATGTCGTCCTCACGGTCATCAATGAAGGCGAGTTGCCTGCGCAGGAGGAAGATTTCTTTGAACCATGGTCAACCGGACGAAAGGGGCGTTCCGGTCATGGAGGCAGCGGTCTTGGACTTGCCATCACGGGAAGCATCGTCCGTCTCCACAAGGGTACTATGGTACTCAAGCAGATGAATAGCAGGGGAGAACGGCCTTACGTAGTGTTGACGCTCAGGCTGCCATTGACTCCTCCGGAAACCATGGGTATCCACAATCTGCCTGCGGTCCTTTCGGCTGTTTCATTTCCTGTTTGGGAATGA
- a CDS encoding ATP-binding cassette domain-containing protein translates to MNIRLEHACKRYGEKDVLNDFNHSFPSHGVVWISGASGCGKTTLLTCIAGAEKLDSGSISIPDSRKIVCLFQEDRLLPWETVLGNVAIPLSGHRREVEDKAAFWLERVGLGGELSSYPSRLSGGMKRRVAIARMLAYGGDIYLLDEPFAPLDRRLRDSIWELFMEQCGNALVIVVSHGASDLAMGQTHVTMLTATGLPLRIQEIPEIPHP, encoded by the coding sequence ATGAACATACGTCTGGAACATGCCTGCAAAAGATACGGCGAAAAAGATGTCCTGAACGATTTTAACCATAGCTTCCCTTCACATGGAGTGGTTTGGATCAGCGGGGCTTCCGGTTGTGGCAAGACGACGCTCCTGACGTGCATTGCTGGCGCGGAGAAACTTGATTCCGGTTCCATATCTATTCCGGACTCCCGGAAGATAGTCTGCCTGTTCCAGGAAGACAGGCTTCTGCCCTGGGAAACTGTCCTGGGCAATGTCGCCATCCCCTTGTCCGGTCATCGCCGGGAGGTCGAGGACAAGGCCGCTTTCTGGTTGGAAAGGGTAGGACTTGGCGGCGAGTTATCCAGTTATCCGTCTCGGCTGAGCGGAGGGATGAAACGACGGGTAGCCATTGCCCGGATGCTGGCCTACGGCGGAGACATCTATTTGCTTGATGAACCGTTCGCGCCGCTTGATCGGCGGCTTCGTGACAGCATATGGGAACTTTTCATGGAACAATGTGGCAATGCCTTGGTCATAGTCGTGTCCCACGGCGCGTCAGACCTTGCTATGGGTCAAACGCATGTCACCATGCTCACCGCTACCGGCTTGCCGCTGAGGATTCAGGAGATTCCGGAAATCCCTCACCCCTGA